The following are encoded together in the Bacillota bacterium genome:
- a CDS encoding DNA repair protein — MKKNMQHTESFLKGLTTLTGLPYKKVRQYAKENNPFNILEHPHIMEPNEKQLEKIGLLNEFIASYNLLKIYESEKKIMLNSSTVSGQYFLALLGGMKDKERFMVAFLDNGNNVIETKTMSEGSVGQAVVYPREVLKYAIACDCRAIILAHNHPGGSTNFSPEDRALTQRFVDIFHPLEIKVLDHIVVGGTRYSSMAEQGEIPHQCVSKANYEVIALSESAVEENQDSCQYTHSF; from the coding sequence ATGAAGAAAAATATGCAGCATACCGAAAGCTTTTTAAAAGGGCTGACGACTTTAACAGGACTGCCCTACAAAAAGGTTCGGCAGTATGCAAAAGAAAACAACCCTTTTAATATCTTGGAACACCCTCATATCATGGAACCAAATGAAAAACAGCTTGAAAAGATAGGGCTGCTCAATGAATTCATAGCTTCTTATAACCTCCTGAAAATCTACGAAAGTGAGAAGAAGATTATGCTTAATTCATCAACCGTATCGGGACAGTATTTTTTGGCTCTTTTGGGTGGAATGAAGGATAAAGAAAGGTTCATGGTTGCTTTTCTGGATAATGGCAATAACGTGATTGAAACAAAAACCATGTCTGAAGGGAGTGTTGGACAAGCAGTTGTTTATCCCAGAGAGGTATTGAAATATGCTATTGCCTGTGATTGCAGGGCGATAATCTTGGCCCATAATCATCCCGGCGGCTCCACAAATTTTTCTCCGGAAGATAGGGCATTGACACAGAGATTTGTTGATATTTTTCATCCTCTTGAAATCAAAGTTTTAGACCATATTGTTGTAGGCGGAACACGCTATTCTTCCATGGCGGAACAAGGAGAAATTCCTCATCAGTGTGTAAGTAAAGCAAATTATGAAGTGATTGCATTAAGTGAATCGGCGGTGGAAGAAAACCAGGATAGTTGTCAGTATACTCATTCATTTTAG
- a CDS encoding M23 family metallopeptidase, translated as MADPATITLAVKAAVAAATDRRTWEVLGVLIAAILTPLILAIVMIVSLLSAAADHNNAAIDLCFNGGAISSQMPEDYAAYIRDMQDSFAMLDTVISGISLLVEGGSIDSTRVKAIFYSLFFGAENLQMDSSDYRAFADCFVRYETRTRTVDNGDGTTSEEEYTVAVPIKPLPEIYANLETALGRTITYEEQANASEIYHHILYGGSVPTHGEEFDAWVNGLPLSDAPFTGVDGFCSPLGENWRSMVTSEFGYRTDPFTGQRKGHSGLDMGAPKGTPIRAALDGTVLFVRYKNTGYGYHLAIDHGGGFVTLYAHCSKILVTEGQTVKAGDIIAQVGSTGRSTGEHLHFEIRVNGEKQNPRNYLP; from the coding sequence ATGGCTGATCCGGCTACCATTACCCTCGCTGTTAAAGCGGCGGTTGCAGCGGCAACAGACAGACGGACATGGGAAGTCCTCGGCGTCCTTATCGCTGCCATTCTTACACCGTTGATTCTGGCCATCGTGATGATCGTGAGCCTGCTCTCCGCCGCAGCAGATCATAACAATGCAGCCATAGACCTGTGCTTTAACGGTGGTGCGATCTCCTCGCAAATGCCAGAGGATTACGCCGCCTACATCCGGGATATGCAGGACAGCTTCGCCATGCTTGACACCGTCATCTCCGGTATATCATTACTGGTGGAGGGCGGTAGCATCGACAGTACAAGGGTTAAGGCGATTTTTTATTCTCTGTTCTTCGGCGCTGAAAATCTGCAGATGGATAGCTCGGACTACCGTGCCTTTGCTGACTGCTTTGTCCGTTATGAAACCCGCACCCGAACCGTGGACAATGGCGATGGCACAACCTCGGAGGAAGAATACACCGTGGCCGTGCCGATCAAACCCCTGCCGGAGATCTACGCCAACCTCGAAACCGCCCTGGGCAGGACAATCACCTATGAGGAACAGGCCAACGCCTCGGAGATTTACCACCATATATTGTACGGGGGCAGTGTTCCCACACATGGAGAAGAATTTGATGCTTGGGTAAACGGACTGCCGCTGTCCGATGCACCCTTTACCGGCGTGGACGGTTTCTGTTCTCCTCTCGGTGAAAACTGGCGCAGCATGGTCACCTCGGAATTTGGTTACAGAACCGATCCCTTCACCGGCCAACGCAAGGGACACTCCGGATTGGACATGGGCGCGCCCAAAGGCACACCGATCCGTGCAGCCCTTGATGGTACTGTGCTGTTTGTGCGCTATAAGAACACAGGCTACGGCTATCATCTGGCCATTGACCACGGCGGCGGTTTCGTTACCTTATATGCCCATTGCTCCAAAATCCTTGTCACTGAGGGGCAGACCGTGAAGGCGGGCGACATCATCGCACAGGTCGGTTCCACTGGCCGGAGTACCGGAGAACACTTGCACTTTGAGATACGAGTGAATGGTGAAAAGCAAAACCCAAGAAACTATCTGCCGTAA
- a CDS encoding helix-turn-helix domain-containing protein, with product MGYFKSLYASELPHRAVAVYMYLRDRADRDGKCYPAIGTIAEELKLSRSTVKRAIADLEKSGYLCKEQRWRENGGKSSNMYFLKSGMG from the coding sequence ATGGGTTATTTTAAATCACTTTATGCATCGGAGCTTCCCCATAGGGCTGTAGCCGTCTACATGTACCTTCGTGACAGGGCGGACAGGGACGGCAAATGCTATCCGGCGATCGGTACCATTGCCGAGGAGCTGAAGCTGTCGCGGAGTACCGTAAAAAGAGCCATCGCAGACCTTGAAAAGAGCGGTTATCTTTGCAAGGAGCAGCGATGGCGTGAGAACGGGGGCAAGAGCAGCAATATGTATTTTTTAAAATCAGGGATGGGGTAA
- a CDS encoding SEL1-like repeat protein, giving the protein MPRIIFKCRYLKNAPKAHLANLVEYVATREGVEKVSDSSRLLPATKNQQMLISEILKMLPDTADLFEYEDYLKNPTSENASEFISIALENNLDLIGKKKNFVDYIANRPRVEKIGSHGLFTDEGVPVVLSKVADEVSNHSGNVWTNIVSLRREDASRLGYDNAKSWQDLLRAQRNVIAENMKIAPENLRWYAAFHNESHHPHIHLIAYSINPKEAYVTKQGIENMRGSLAREIFRQDLMQIYEKQTERRNALNRQSREAMQDIIAQIRSGICENKNIEELIARLAEKLKHTSGKKQYGYLKAPLKEVVNQIVDELAKDERVTELYSSWYEMRNEVLSTYVDKLPPPLPLSQQKEFKSIKNMVIAEALNIGSHHFTFEPDEEQDISIEDDGDITAATTYFEKSAKLGNVNAQYMLGRIYLESDSEHENVEKALQWLGKAADNGNALAQYAMGKLYLTGNHLEKDAVKAVELFTKSAEQGNQYAQYALGKLYLLGHDVRQDKETALHWLSAAAAQGNIYAEYLLERMDSFKDPSILLAATRLMHHLGNIFREEYQKAFGNPLIQIDRKLRKKLMEKKLAQGHAYNDHAPHQSY; this is encoded by the coding sequence ATGCCCAGGATCATATTCAAATGCCGGTACTTGAAAAATGCACCCAAAGCGCATCTGGCCAATCTGGTAGAATATGTGGCCACCCGTGAGGGAGTCGAAAAAGTCTCCGACAGCTCACGCCTCCTTCCTGCAACAAAAAACCAGCAGATGTTAATTTCTGAAATTCTGAAAATGCTGCCGGATACTGCTGACCTATTCGAGTACGAGGACTATCTGAAAAATCCGACAAGCGAAAATGCATCGGAGTTTATTTCTATTGCTCTTGAAAACAATCTCGATCTGATTGGTAAAAAGAAAAATTTTGTAGACTACATCGCTAATCGTCCGAGAGTTGAAAAGATCGGCAGCCACGGACTCTTTACAGATGAAGGTGTACCTGTTGTACTTTCAAAAGTTGCTGATGAAGTATCAAACCATTCCGGAAATGTGTGGACAAATATTGTATCCCTCCGGCGCGAAGATGCATCAAGGCTGGGATATGACAATGCAAAGTCATGGCAGGATTTGCTCCGGGCACAGCGGAATGTCATTGCGGAAAACATGAAGATTGCTCCGGAAAATTTGCGATGGTATGCTGCTTTTCACAATGAAAGCCATCACCCGCACATTCACCTGATTGCTTACTCCATCAATCCCAAAGAAGCTTATGTCACAAAGCAAGGGATAGAAAACATGCGGGGAAGTCTCGCACGGGAAATCTTCCGCCAGGACCTGATGCAGATTTATGAAAAGCAGACGGAACGACGCAATGCCCTGAATAGGCAGAGTCGTGAGGCCATGCAGGACATCATCGCTCAAATTCGTTCAGGGATATGTGAAAATAAAAATATAGAAGAATTGATTGCCCGCCTTGCTGAAAAGCTCAAGCATACTTCCGGCAAGAAGCAATACGGTTATCTGAAGGCTCCCCTCAAGGAAGTCGTTAATCAGATTGTCGATGAGCTTGCAAAGGATGAAAGAGTAACAGAGCTTTACAGCAGCTGGTACGAAATGCGTAATGAAGTTTTAAGCACCTATGTTGACAAGCTGCCGCCGCCTCTTCCGCTTTCACAGCAGAAAGAATTCAAGAGCATTAAAAACATGGTGATTGCCGAAGCGTTAAATATCGGCAGTCACCATTTCACTTTTGAGCCGGACGAGGAGCAGGATATATCAATAGAAGATGATGGTGATATTACTGCTGCCACCACATATTTTGAGAAATCTGCAAAGCTCGGAAATGTCAACGCACAGTATATGCTCGGCAGGATTTATCTTGAATCGGACAGCGAGCATGAAAATGTAGAAAAGGCATTGCAGTGGCTGGGGAAAGCTGCGGACAACGGGAATGCTCTCGCACAGTATGCAATGGGGAAGCTGTACCTTACAGGAAACCATCTAGAGAAAGATGCCGTAAAGGCTGTGGAGCTGTTCACCAAATCTGCAGAACAGGGAAACCAGTATGCGCAATATGCCCTCGGCAAACTGTATCTTTTGGGGCATGATGTCAGGCAGGATAAGGAAACAGCGTTGCATTGGCTGTCGGCAGCTGCAGCACAGGGAAATATCTATGCAGAGTATTTGCTGGAACGCATGGATTCCTTCAAAGACCCATCCATACTCCTTGCAGCAACACGATTGATGCATCACTTGGGCAACATCTTTAGAGAGGAGTATCAGAAAGCTTTTGGCAATCCTCTCATCCAGATTGACCGAAAGCTCCGCAAAAAACTCATGGAGAAAAAACTGGCGCAAGGTCACGCATATAACGACCATGCGCCACATCAAAGCTATTAG
- a CDS encoding SH3 domain-containing protein, producing the protein MSKDKLEKPFRTMNRYMEQMDRISRLTGIASRLNIATMFETPISRWLQQQDYIANLFKSTEFASAFSYAEKMDKLFPRIEKLVLPNAAVFSETQRALDIVNTPAIRAAISYANRIESIMPKRLGSMFENSIAILERINFNNSRLSSITDSLSTYQNLFQNIINTTAYNNLLGNLFPKDEYSQIFNNFDSEIDEVSLTSIEEEELVNDIIEIYSSPNWQQQLNIAIIKWQEKNPIVMRVLKAIVTLITIISAIATIAGFVHQATVVSDKAAIRKEPSKAAPIVYTVTKNEIVTIISEERYWYQVEYVTVKDEDEDKKTVYRGYIAKRTTVKTIETKSTSAAEDDGLE; encoded by the coding sequence ATGTCAAAGGATAAGTTAGAGAAGCCATTCAGGACTATGAATAGATATATGGAACAAATGGATAGAATCAGTAGGTTGACAGGAATAGCATCAAGGCTTAATATAGCAACAATGTTTGAGACGCCTATTAGTCGGTGGCTTCAACAGCAAGACTATATTGCCAATCTTTTTAAAAGCACAGAATTTGCTTCTGCATTTTCATATGCAGAGAAAATGGACAAACTCTTTCCGCGTATTGAAAAGCTTGTATTGCCTAATGCTGCGGTTTTTTCTGAAACACAAAGAGCTTTAGATATTGTCAATACGCCTGCAATTAGAGCGGCAATTTCTTATGCAAATAGGATTGAAAGCATTATGCCTAAGCGTTTAGGCAGTATGTTTGAGAATTCTATAGCAATCCTTGAGAGGATTAATTTTAATAACAGCAGGCTGTCGTCCATTACAGACTCATTAAGTACTTATCAAAACCTTTTTCAAAACATAATAAATACCACTGCTTATAACAATTTGTTAGGGAACTTATTCCCTAAAGACGAATATTCTCAGATATTTAACAATTTTGATAGTGAAATTGACGAGGTATCTTTAACCTCTATCGAAGAGGAAGAGCTTGTGAACGACATAATAGAGATTTATTCTTCTCCAAACTGGCAGCAACAACTAAATATAGCAATAATAAAATGGCAGGAAAAAAATCCTATAGTCATGCGGGTTTTAAAAGCAATTGTTACGTTAATTACCATAATAAGTGCAATAGCGACGATTGCCGGTTTTGTGCATCAGGCTACCGTCGTTTCAGATAAAGCAGCAATAAGAAAAGAACCTTCTAAAGCAGCTCCAATTGTATATACCGTTACAAAAAATGAAATCGTCACGATTATTAGTGAAGAACGGTACTGGTACCAGGTCGAATATGTGACTGTAAAAGACGAGGATGAAGATAAAAAAACTGTTTACAGGGGATATATTGCTAAACGGACAACAGTGAAAACCATTGAAACGAAGTCTACCAGCGCTGCTGAAGATGATGGTTTGGAATAA
- a CDS encoding amidoligase family protein: MEMKDQRFGIEIELTGLSRLRAAQVMAEYFGTPVSHDGGYYGIYSVLDGQSRRWKVMSDGSITTEKKEGRRIIPADSTYSVELVSPICRYEDIEAIQEIVRKLRAAGAIANASCGIHVHVDASHHNANTLRNITNIMASKEDLIYKALQVNVARERSYCKKVEQSFLEELNRKKPKTLEDVSRIWYNGNDGRHEHYHNSRYHCLNLHSVFQKGTIEFRLFNGTTHAGKIKAYIQLCLAISHQALTQRCASRAKTQSTNEKYTFRTWLLRLGLIGDEFKTARLHLLEHLDGCIAWKDPQQAERQKERLRQKKEKERAQAITEASAEQNQEDIEQTEAEECPGLSMSM; encoded by the coding sequence TTGGAGATGAAGGACCAGCGCTTCGGCATCGAAATCGAATTGACGGGACTGTCCCGTCTGCGCGCTGCCCAGGTCATGGCGGAATACTTCGGCACGCCGGTTTCCCATGACGGGGGCTATTACGGCATCTATTCTGTCCTGGACGGCCAAAGCCGCCGGTGGAAGGTCATGAGCGACGGCAGCATCACTACAGAGAAAAAAGAAGGGCGGCGGATTATTCCGGCCGACAGCACCTACAGCGTGGAGCTGGTCAGCCCCATCTGCAGGTATGAGGATATTGAAGCCATACAGGAGATTGTGAGGAAACTCCGGGCTGCAGGAGCCATCGCCAATGCAAGCTGCGGCATCCATGTCCATGTGGATGCGTCACATCACAATGCTAACACCCTGCGAAATATCACCAACATCATGGCCAGCAAGGAGGACTTGATCTATAAGGCGCTGCAGGTTAATGTGGCAAGAGAGCGGAGCTACTGCAAAAAGGTGGAGCAGAGTTTTTTAGAGGAACTCAACCGTAAAAAACCGAAAACTTTGGAGGATGTCAGCAGGATCTGGTACAACGGTAATGACGGCAGGCATGAGCATTACCACAACAGCCGGTACCACTGTCTCAATCTCCACAGTGTGTTTCAAAAAGGCACGATCGAGTTCAGGCTGTTTAACGGCACCACCCATGCCGGAAAAATCAAGGCATACATCCAGCTCTGCCTCGCCATCAGTCACCAGGCGCTCACCCAGCGCTGCGCCAGCAGGGCAAAAACCCAAAGTACCAATGAAAAATATACCTTCCGCACCTGGCTTCTGCGGCTGGGCCTTATCGGCGACGAATTCAAGACCGCCCGGTTGCATTTGCTGGAGCATCTGGACGGCTGCATCGCCTGGAAAGACCCCCAGCAGGCCGAGCGGCAAAAGGAACGATTAAGGCAGAAGAAAGAAAAAGAACGAGCGCAAGCGATTACAGAAGCTTCAGCAGAACAAAATCAAGAGGACATCGAACAGACCGAGGCCGAAGAATGCCCCGGTCTTTCTATGTCCATGTAG
- a CDS encoding type IV secretory system conjugative DNA transfer family protein, translated as MQASQVVTLIIAAATMFGVIGFIILLAHYYTLNGIKAKTVGDGQHGTARFATKNEIKKTYAHVPYEPEQWRKGINLPKVQGLVVGCKTASGLVTALVDQGDVHALMIGAAGVGKTANFLYPNLEYACASGMSFITTDTKGDLYRNYGCIAKDYYGYDVSVIDLRNPTRSDGNNMLHLVNKYMDEYLANPDNLPAKARAEKYAKIIAKTIVNSGGLDAGSYGQNAFFYDAAEGLLTAVILLVAEYCPNEKRHIISVFKLIQDLLAPSGVKGKNQFQLLIEKLPSEHKARWFAGAALNTAEQAMQSVLSTALSRLNAFLDSELEQILCFDTAIDAERFCKRKSAIFLVMPEEDNTKYFLISLIVQQLYREILSVADEQGGRLQNRVMMYLDEIGTIPKIECAEMMFSASRSRRVSIVAIIQSFAQLEKNYGKEGAAIIIDNCQDTIFGGFAPNSESAEILSRSLGNKTVLSGSVTRGKHDPSQSLQMIQRPLMTPDELKTLPKGSFIVAKTGACPMKTSLKLFIEWGIRFEKVYELQEKFARKVAYADKKELEGEIVKRHISYEDIEEQGPYSTSAQGGISLAPAEEIQGKALKSRLQTKTKTQRQMETPLRTD; from the coding sequence ATGCAAGCATCACAGGTGGTTACTTTAATCATAGCTGCTGCAACTATGTTTGGAGTCATCGGTTTTATCATCCTTTTGGCTCATTACTATACCTTGAATGGCATCAAGGCCAAGACTGTAGGTGATGGTCAGCATGGCACGGCAAGGTTTGCAACGAAGAATGAAATCAAGAAGACCTATGCTCATGTACCCTATGAGCCGGAGCAGTGGCGCAAGGGCATCAACCTGCCCAAGGTGCAGGGTCTGGTTGTGGGATGCAAAACGGCTTCAGGGTTGGTCACCGCTCTTGTAGACCAGGGAGATGTGCATGCATTGATGATCGGTGCGGCGGGTGTCGGCAAGACCGCCAATTTCCTTTATCCCAATCTGGAATATGCCTGCGCATCCGGGATGAGCTTTATTACCACCGACACCAAGGGCGACCTTTACAGGAATTACGGATGCATCGCCAAGGACTACTATGGCTACGATGTGTCCGTCATTGACCTGAGAAACCCCACCCGCAGCGACGGCAACAATATGCTGCACCTTGTAAACAAATATATGGATGAATACCTTGCCAATCCTGATAATCTCCCAGCAAAAGCCAGGGCGGAGAAATATGCAAAGATCATTGCAAAAACCATTGTCAACTCCGGAGGACTGGATGCAGGCTCCTACGGCCAGAATGCATTTTTCTACGATGCAGCCGAGGGCTTGCTGACTGCCGTCATTTTATTGGTGGCGGAATACTGTCCAAACGAGAAACGCCATATCATATCGGTCTTTAAGCTCATACAGGACTTGCTGGCTCCCTCCGGCGTAAAAGGCAAAAACCAGTTCCAGCTGCTTATTGAAAAGCTCCCGTCAGAGCATAAGGCAAGATGGTTTGCGGGAGCGGCATTAAACACTGCGGAGCAGGCCATGCAAAGCGTCCTGTCGACAGCCCTTTCCCGGTTGAATGCATTCCTGGACTCAGAACTGGAGCAGATACTGTGCTTTGACACTGCCATCGATGCGGAGCGTTTTTGCAAAAGAAAGTCTGCCATCTTCCTTGTCATGCCGGAAGAAGACAATACAAAATATTTTCTAATCTCCCTCATTGTCCAGCAGCTCTACCGGGAGATACTGTCGGTGGCCGATGAGCAGGGCGGCAGGCTTCAAAACCGTGTCATGATGTACCTCGATGAGATCGGCACTATACCAAAAATTGAATGTGCAGAGATGATGTTTTCCGCTTCCCGTTCCCGCCGTGTTTCCATCGTGGCCATCATACAGAGCTTTGCGCAGCTTGAAAAGAACTACGGCAAGGAAGGAGCCGCTATCATCATCGACAACTGCCAGGACACCATTTTTGGAGGCTTTGCCCCAAACTCGGAATCAGCGGAGATACTTTCCAGAAGCCTTGGCAATAAGACGGTTTTATCAGGTTCGGTCACCCGGGGGAAGCATGATCCATCCCAATCCCTGCAAATGATCCAGCGTCCCCTGATGACTCCCGATGAGTTGAAGACCCTGCCCAAAGGCAGCTTCATTGTCGCAAAGACCGGCGCCTGCCCTATGAAAACCAGTTTAAAGCTGTTCATTGAATGGGGTATCCGGTTTGAAAAGGTGTATGAACTGCAGGAAAAATTCGCCCGCAAGGTTGCCTATGCTGACAAAAAAGAGCTGGAAGGGGAAATCGTCAAAAGGCATATATCATATGAAGATATAGAAGAACAGGGACCATACTCCACATCAGCTCAAGGCGGCATATCCCTTGCACCTGCTGAAGAGATTCAGGGGAAAGCATTGAAGTCCAGGCTGCAGACAAAGACAAAAACACAGCGGCAAATGGAGACGCCGCTGCGCACAGATTAG
- a CDS encoding Fic family protein — protein MDQYNRVVELWQSYKIASAADLDKYLDSFRILFAFHSGKIENEEITYHDTREIFENGRVVDYTGSPRALFEQQNQKLCYEFLKEKIVKKEPLSIELVKEIHMVLTSGTYDKRRYIENEERPGEFKKHDYVTGVHEVGSATKDVEKDLKELIAEVNAYEGKDVLKAAAYFHARFEYIHPFADGNGRVGRTLMNYYLMTHNHPPLIVYNEDKRMYYECLQKYDEAEDLNPLYEFLKYETEKTWEKALALAEGMKSERKGLSDFTQSM, from the coding sequence TTGGATCAATATAACCGGGTTGTTGAACTGTGGCAGTCATACAAAATTGCGTCCGCTGCTGATTTAGATAAATATCTTGACAGTTTCCGCATCCTGTTTGCGTTTCATTCCGGGAAGATAGAAAATGAGGAAATCACCTATCACGATACAAGGGAAATCTTTGAAAACGGCAGGGTTGTAGACTATACCGGAAGTCCCCGTGCCCTGTTTGAGCAGCAAAATCAAAAGCTGTGCTATGAGTTTTTGAAAGAAAAAATCGTGAAAAAGGAGCCTCTCAGCATAGAGTTGGTTAAGGAAATACACATGGTTCTCACCAGCGGAACTTATGATAAGCGCAGGTATATTGAAAATGAGGAACGACCAGGCGAATTTAAAAAGCACGATTATGTAACTGGCGTCCATGAGGTGGGCTCCGCTACGAAAGATGTGGAAAAGGATCTGAAAGAGCTGATTGCCGAAGTCAACGCCTATGAGGGAAAAGATGTCTTAAAAGCCGCCGCCTATTTTCATGCAAGGTTTGAGTATATCCATCCCTTCGCAGACGGCAACGGGCGTGTCGGCAGGACGCTTATGAATTACTATCTTATGACCCATAACCACCCGCCCCTTATCGTCTATAACGAGGATAAGCGGATGTATTACGAGTGCCTGCAAAAGTATGATGAAGCCGAGGATTTAAATCCCCTTTATGAGTTTCTCAAATATGAAACGGAAAAGACATGGGAAAAGGCACTGGCTCTTGCCGAAGGTATGAAGTCGGAACGCAAAGGCTTGTCGGATTTTACCCAGAGTATGTAA
- a CDS encoding gamma-glutamylcyclotransferase, producing the protein MKSKTLYIAYGSNLNLQQMAFRCPTAKVIGASKIKDYELLFRGGRRGSVATVEPLKGSHVPVLLWELKEKDLQALDRYEGYPHFYRKEILDVELNGKTISAMVYIMNDGHPLGSPSDYYLNAIMEGYKSAGFDTEYLEQAVEKSIRLAKEQRPEQENLFDLKWW; encoded by the coding sequence ATGAAAAGCAAAACCTTGTACATTGCTTACGGCAGCAATCTCAACCTGCAGCAGATGGCATTTAGATGCCCCACTGCCAAGGTAATCGGGGCAAGTAAAATTAAGGATTATGAGCTGCTGTTCCGCGGCGGTCGCAGAGGTTCGGTAGCAACGGTAGAACCGCTCAAGGGAAGCCATGTTCCTGTTCTTTTATGGGAACTGAAAGAAAAAGACCTGCAGGCCCTTGACCGTTATGAGGGGTATCCCCATTTTTACCGCAAGGAAATCCTTGATGTCGAGCTTAACGGCAAGACCATTTCTGCGATGGTTTATATCATGAATGACGGGCATCCCCTCGGATCTCCGTCCGATTACTATCTCAATGCCATCATGGAGGGCTACAAAAGCGCAGGCTTTGATACCGAGTACCTGGAGCAGGCGGTGGAAAAATCTATCCGGCTTGCTAAGGAACAACGGCCGGAACAGGAAAATCTGTTTGACTTGAAATGGTGGTGA
- a CDS encoding toprim domain-containing protein codes for MAEYVHFTDEQKQRANSVDLVDFLRRQGEQLIRSGREWRWKRHDSVTIRGNRWFRHSAGQGGLAIDFVQEFYGLSFPDAVTLLLGGEQGVEFKQINKNDSPPKRKEFLLPEAADNMRQVYAYLLKQRYIDRDVLTHFVKEKKIYEDKEYHNVVFVGYDESGTARHAHKRGTYSNAAGYRGNVEGSDPKYSFNYIGTSDTLYVFEAPIDMLSFITLHKNGWQQHSYVALDGVAEHAMLHVLSKNIHLKNVVLCLDHDPAGIEASGRLTDILHEKGYACISYLQPACKDWNEDLKAQHGITPIPAKPHPKLEACKELCGKIHYLCSIIKSVKNPHEMLMEHYEKAVPLMQSSRSTDRQKAVLMEQLLSMTVYALFAVMVQYRQLEKPVNFKQLTDELCRSYHPHQDRGKLKTKAEDIQRDVNAIIAQLNTSGIRTLEDKQKLIASYMSLALNCVKAQIFICLESQEQKIETLQKQNEERVDYMQAVCEEFLQPGI; via the coding sequence ATGGCAGAGTACGTACATTTTACCGATGAGCAGAAACAGCGTGCAAACTCCGTTGACCTTGTGGACTTTCTCAGACGGCAGGGAGAGCAGCTCATACGCTCCGGCAGGGAGTGGCGGTGGAAGCGTCATGATAGTGTGACAATCCGGGGCAACCGGTGGTTCCGCCACAGCGCCGGGCAAGGTGGTCTGGCCATTGATTTTGTGCAGGAATTTTATGGCCTCTCATTCCCTGATGCAGTGACACTGCTGCTAGGCGGCGAACAGGGTGTGGAATTTAAGCAGATCAATAAAAATGACTCCCCACCAAAGCGAAAGGAGTTTCTTCTGCCGGAGGCTGCAGATAATATGCGCCAGGTATATGCCTACCTCTTGAAGCAGCGGTATATTGACCGGGATGTCCTCACCCACTTTGTGAAAGAGAAAAAAATATATGAGGATAAGGAATATCACAATGTTGTTTTTGTAGGCTATGATGAAAGCGGAACTGCCCGGCATGCGCATAAAAGGGGAACCTATTCCAACGCTGCTGGTTACCGTGGCAATGTGGAAGGCTCCGATCCAAAATACAGCTTCAATTACATCGGTACAAGTGATACCCTTTATGTATTTGAAGCTCCCATCGACATGCTGTCATTTATCACCTTGCATAAGAACGGCTGGCAGCAGCACAGTTATGTAGCGCTGGACGGTGTGGCTGAACATGCCATGCTGCATGTGCTGTCAAAAAATATTCACCTTAAAAATGTGGTATTGTGCCTCGACCATGATCCTGCCGGTATAGAAGCTTCCGGGCGACTTACAGACATATTGCATGAAAAAGGATACGCCTGCATTTCATATTTACAGCCCGCATGCAAGGATTGGAATGAGGACTTGAAAGCGCAGCATGGCATAACACCAATTCCGGCAAAACCGCATCCGAAGCTTGAAGCCTGCAAAGAGCTGTGCGGAAAGATTCATTACTTGTGCAGCATTATCAAATCCGTGAAAAATCCCCATGAAATGCTGATGGAGCACTATGAAAAAGCAGTGCCCCTCATGCAGTCATCAAGGTCAACCGATAGACAAAAAGCTGTCCTGATGGAACAGCTGCTAAGCATGACGGTATATGCGCTATTTGCAGTGATGGTGCAATACCGGCAGCTTGAAAAACCGGTGAATTTTAAGCAACTGACCGATGAACTCTGTCGCAGCTATCACCCGCACCAGGACCGGGGAAAGCTGAAAACCAAAGCAGAGGATATCCAGCGGGATGTCAATGCCATTATTGCTCAGCTCAACACATCTGGAATCCGTACCCTTGAGGATAAGCAAAAATTAATCGCATCATATATGAGTCTTGCACTAAACTGTGTCAAGGCTCAAATTTTTATATGCCTCGAAAGCCAGGAGCAAAAAATTGAAACCCTGCAAAAGCAGAATGAAGAGAGAGTCGATTATATGCAGGCTGTTTGCGAAGAATTTTTGCAGCCTGGTATTTAG